From Streptomyces cyaneogriseus subsp. noncyanogenus, the proteins below share one genomic window:
- a CDS encoding alkaline phosphatase family protein, translating to MSYPSPSAAHDRGRPAPVPAGPAAWDTDPEPLAIASAPVPEYGSGSLADLLPTLAAGMGVPGLTAAIPELTPADRNCVFLIDGLGWEQLKAHPEDAPFLTSLLATSRGGTGRPLTAGYPATTATSLASVGTGLPPGAHGMPGYTVRNPDTGELMNQLRWKPWTDPHAWQPRPTVFRLAQEAGVHAAQVSSPTFADTPLTKVALSGGTFHGRLSGEERMDLAAEQLAAGDRSLVYTYYAEVDGAGHRFGVDSDTWRGQLGHVDRLVQRLAEQLPPRSALYVTADHGMIDVPFDEEHRIDFDEDWELRAGVALLGGEGRARHVYALPGALNDVLTCWREVLGDRFWVASRDEAIAAGWFGPQVDARVYDRIGDVIAAAHDDVLLIASEREPNESAMAGNHGSMTPAEQLVPLLEVRT from the coding sequence ATGTCGTACCCGTCCCCCTCCGCCGCCCACGACCGAGGACGCCCCGCGCCCGTGCCCGCCGGCCCCGCCGCCTGGGACACCGACCCGGAACCGCTGGCCATCGCCTCGGCCCCCGTTCCCGAGTACGGCAGCGGCTCCCTCGCCGACCTGCTGCCCACGCTCGCCGCGGGGATGGGCGTCCCCGGCCTGACCGCCGCGATCCCGGAGCTGACCCCCGCCGACCGCAACTGCGTGTTCCTGATCGACGGCCTGGGCTGGGAGCAGCTCAAGGCCCACCCGGAGGACGCCCCCTTCCTGACCTCCCTGCTGGCCACCTCGCGCGGCGGCACGGGACGCCCCCTCACCGCCGGCTACCCGGCGACCACCGCGACCTCGCTCGCCTCGGTCGGCACCGGTCTGCCCCCCGGCGCCCACGGCATGCCCGGCTACACCGTGCGCAACCCCGACACCGGCGAGCTGATGAACCAGCTCCGCTGGAAGCCGTGGACGGACCCGCACGCGTGGCAGCCCCGCCCCACGGTCTTCCGGCTCGCGCAGGAAGCGGGCGTGCACGCCGCCCAGGTGTCCTCGCCCACCTTCGCCGACACCCCCCTGACCAAGGTCGCGCTCAGCGGCGGCACCTTCCACGGACGGCTCTCCGGCGAGGAGCGCATGGACCTGGCGGCCGAGCAACTGGCCGCCGGCGACCGCTCCCTGGTCTACACGTACTACGCCGAGGTGGACGGCGCCGGCCACCGCTTCGGCGTCGACTCCGACACCTGGCGCGGCCAGCTCGGCCATGTCGACCGGCTGGTCCAGCGCCTGGCCGAGCAGTTGCCGCCGCGCAGCGCGCTCTACGTCACCGCCGACCACGGCATGATCGACGTGCCCTTCGACGAGGAGCACCGGATCGACTTCGACGAGGACTGGGAGCTGCGCGCCGGTGTCGCCCTGCTCGGCGGTGAGGGCCGCGCCCGCCACGTCTACGCCCTCCCCGGCGCCCTGAACGACGTCCTGACCTGCTGGCGCGAGGTTCTCGGCGACCGGTTCTGGGTGGCCTCCCGGGACGAGGCGATCGCGGCCGGCTGGTTCGGCCCGCAGGTCGACGCACGGGTCTACGACCGCATCGGCGACGTGATCGCCGCCGCGCACGACGACGTCCTGCTCATCGCCTCCGAGCGGGAGCCGAACGAGTCGGCGATGGCCGGCAACCACGGCTCGATGACCCCCGCCGAGCAACTGGTCCCCCTGCTCGAAGTGCGCACCTGA
- a CDS encoding thymidine kinase, producing MPELVFFSGTMDCGKSTLALQIEHNRSARGLVGMIFTRNDRAGEGKLSSRLGLVTDAVEATDGMDLYAHLVDHLSHGGRADYVIADEAQFLAPEQIDQLARVVDDLGIDVYAFGITTDFRSKLFPGSQRLVELADRVEVLQVEALCWCGARATHNARTVGGVMVVEGAQVVVGDVNQSADEVGYEVLCRRHHRRRMTAATAHAAALSPDVLPVSPA from the coding sequence ATGCCCGAGCTGGTGTTCTTCTCCGGAACGATGGACTGCGGGAAGTCGACGCTGGCTCTCCAGATCGAGCACAACCGCTCGGCGCGCGGCCTCGTCGGCATGATCTTCACGCGCAACGACCGGGCCGGCGAGGGAAAGCTCTCCTCCCGCCTCGGCCTGGTCACGGACGCGGTCGAGGCCACGGACGGCATGGACCTGTACGCCCACCTCGTCGACCACCTCTCGCACGGCGGCCGCGCGGACTACGTGATCGCCGACGAGGCCCAGTTCCTGGCCCCCGAGCAGATCGACCAGCTCGCGCGCGTCGTCGACGACCTGGGCATCGACGTCTACGCCTTCGGCATCACCACCGACTTCCGCTCCAAGCTCTTCCCGGGCTCCCAGCGGCTGGTGGAACTCGCCGACCGGGTCGAGGTGCTCCAGGTCGAGGCCCTGTGCTGGTGCGGCGCGCGCGCCACCCACAACGCCCGCACCGTCGGCGGCGTGATGGTCGTCGAGGGCGCCCAGGTCGTCGTCGGCGACGTCAACCAGTCCGCCGACGAGGTCGGCTACGAGGTGCTGTGCCGCCGCCACCACCGCCGCCGGATGACGGCCGCCACGGCCCACGCGGCGGCGCTGTCACCGGACGTACTGCCGGTGTCACCCGCCTGA